The Deltaproteobacteria bacterium genome contains the following window.
GTGGCGGAGAAGACGCAGGATCTCCGGGAGTCCTTCATCGACAGCATTTACCGTCTCACCAGAGCGGCAGAATACAGAGATGACGATACGGCCTCCCACATCAAGCGCACGAGCCATTACACCCGCCTTCTGGCGAGGGAAAGCGGCTGTTCCGATGAGGATGTGGACACATTCTTTTATGCCAGTCCCATGCATGACATCGGCAAGATCGGCATCCCCGACCAGATCCTTTTGAAACCTGCCCCCCTGACCCTGGAGGAGTTTGGTATTATGAAAACCCACACCACCATTGGTGCGAGTATCCTTGCCGGAGGCAGTTCTCTCATCATGAAATCGGCGGTGCGCTTCGCCAGCCATCACCATGAACGCTGGGACGGCACGGGCTATCCGGCAGGGTTGAGGCAGGAGGAAATCCTAATGGAAGGAAGGATGTTCGGTATCGTGGACATCTACGACGCCCTGCGCAGCAGACGGCCCTACAAGCCCCCCTTCACTCATGAGCAAACTTTGCGCATCATCGCCGAGGGAGACGGCCGCACCCTGCCGGGACACTTTGATCCCCTCGTACTGGAAGCCTTCAAAGACAATCACCGGCGGTTTGACGAGATATATGAAGAGCATACCAATCATGCGGAGGCGGTCACATGAAACGGTTTAATTTTGCCAGCCTGCGGTTCAAGTTGATTTTATTGATCGTCATTATCCTGCTTCCCATGTTTGCCTACTCACTTTATAGCAGCCTGGAAGCCCAGCGCCGCGCCCGAGACGACGCCTTCAGAGCGGCGCTGGATGAGGCAAACAAAATCTCCGTTACACACGCAGAGATCATCAACCATACCAGAACTCTCCTTACTACCATTTCCTATCTGCCGTCTGTCCGGCAACTGGACCGAACAGCCTCTAAAAAAATTCTGGCCGATCTCCAAAGGGATAACAGCAAATTATATTCGGTCATCAATATCATCCTTCTCAATGGAGATTCATATATTACCAGCCTTCCCACGATGAAGAAGGTAAATATCGCGGGGCGACCCTTGTTCCAGAAAATATTGAAAAACCGGTCCTTCGCCGTCGGAGAATATACCGTTGGACCTTGGACAGGCACACCGGTACTTCCCATAGAAGCGCCCATATTGGATGATGCAGGCAACCTCAAGGCCATTCTGCTTACAGCCGTTAAATTGGATGCCCTCGACATATCTCCGGAAAAGATAAGACTGCCGGCAGGGTCTGAGGTCAGCGTTTTTGACCAAAAGGGCTCTGTCCTTATGCGCCATCCCGCAGGCGATTTTGTGGGCAAGGTCATGCCCGAGGCGGAGATCGTCCGGAAAGCGCTGTCCCTGAAGGTAGGCACTGTAGAAGCACGGGGTGTTGATGGAAAAGATCGTCTCTATGGTTTCACAAAACTTGGGCAGGCGGGAGGCGAAATCTATGTCTCCGTCGGGATACCTGCGGAAGTCGCCTTCGCAGAGGTGCGGCGCATGATGATCACCCAGTTTTCAGTGCTCGGTGTCATCGCACTGCTCGCCTTTTCCGGGGCATGGTGGCTGGTAAATCGGTACATAGAAAACCCCATCAAGAGATTATTAATGGCCACGCGGCGTGTGGCGGAGGGCGATCTGGACGTTAGGACGGGCCTGGTCAAGCACGGGGGCGAGATCGGCGAACTGTCCTCTGCGTTCGACCAGATGGCGGATTCCCTCCAGGAGCGCGAGGTGGCTCTCAAGAAGGCGCTTGCGGAAAATGAACATCTCATAGCAAACTTGGAAGGCCTTGTCGGGGAGAGGACCGGGCAGCTTGATGCGGCCATACTGCGGGCGGAGGCGTCAACAAGGGCCAATGAAGATATCATAGATACAGTACGCGAACCCCTCTTGGTGCTGGATTCAGACTTGAGAGTTCTCTCCGCCAACCGTAGTTTCCATGGTTACTTCAAGGTAACACCGGAGGAAACTATAGGTAATCTTATCTATGACCTCGGGAACCGACAATGGAATATTCCCAGGCTTCGGACGTTACTGGAAGAGATTCTTTCCAAAGATAGCAAGTTCGATGACTATGAAATTGACCATAACTTTCCAAACATCGGGCGCAGGATAATGCTGCTTAATGCCCGCCGGATCACTCAAAAAGAAATCCATTCTCAGATGATTCTCCTGGCTATCGAAGACATCACTGAAAAAATGAAACTGCAAAGAGAATTGGCAGAACGAACACGCGACGCAGAGACGGCCAACCGCTCCAAGAGCGACTTTCTGGCCAATATGAGCCACGAACTGCGAACCCCTCTCAATGCCATTATCGGCTTTTCGGAGGTTTTGGAGGATGGACTCTATGGCGACCTCAATGACCGGCAAAAAACCTATGTCCGTCATATTTACACCTCGGGAAAGCACTTGCTCAGCCTGATCAATGACATCCTTGATCTGTCCAAAGTCGAGGCGGGGAAAATGGAATTCGAGGTCAGCCGTTTTCCCATCCGTGCGGTCCTGGATTCATCCGTCGTCATGCTGAAGGAAAAGGCCATGAAACATGGCATCGCATTGAGCGTTGAGGTCGAGCCCGAGGCCGAT
Protein-coding sequences here:
- a CDS encoding response regulator yields the protein MENLRKRILCVDDDPVNLDLLEAILQQKDYIILKAQGGAEALEMMNVQAVDLVLLDVMMPGMNGFEVCRIVKDNPAMNHIPVVMVTVLADKQSRLQGLEAGANDFLSKPIDSIELLVRTHNLLRIKEFEDFLKEHNKILTVQVAEKTQDLRESFIDSIYRLTRAAEYRDDDTASHIKRTSHYTRLLARESGCSDEDVDTFFYASPMHDIGKIGIPDQILLKPAPLTLEEFGIMKTHTTIGASILAGGSSLIMKSAVRFASHHHERWDGTGYPAGLRQEEILMEGRMFGIVDIYDALRSRRPYKPPFTHEQTLRIIAEGDGRTLPGHFDPLVLEAFKDNHRRFDEIYEEHTNHAEAVT
- a CDS encoding ATP-binding protein — its product is MKRFNFASLRFKLILLIVIILLPMFAYSLYSSLEAQRRARDDAFRAALDEANKISVTHAEIINHTRTLLTTISYLPSVRQLDRTASKKILADLQRDNSKLYSVINIILLNGDSYITSLPTMKKVNIAGRPLFQKILKNRSFAVGEYTVGPWTGTPVLPIEAPILDDAGNLKAILLTAVKLDALDISPEKIRLPAGSEVSVFDQKGSVLMRHPAGDFVGKVMPEAEIVRKALSLKVGTVEARGVDGKDRLYGFTKLGQAGGEIYVSVGIPAEVAFAEVRRMMITQFSVLGVIALLAFSGAWWLVNRYIENPIKRLLMATRRVAEGDLDVRTGLVKHGGEIGELSSAFDQMADSLQEREVALKKALAENEHLIANLEGLVGERTGQLDAAILRAEASTRANEDIIDTVREPLLVLDSDLRVLSANRSFHGYFKVTPEETIGNLIYDLGNRQWNIPRLRTLLEEILSKDSKFDDYEIDHNFPNIGRRIMLLNARRITQKEIHSQMILLAIEDITEKMKLQRELAERTRDAETANRSKSDFLANMSHELRTPLNAIIGFSEVLEDGLYGDLNDRQKTYVRHIYTSGKHLLSLINDILDLSKVEAGKMEFEVSRFPIRAVLDSSVVMLKEKAMKHGIALSVEVEPEADIHVDVDERKIKQIVFNLLSNAVKFTPDGGRVTLRVRMAAVENGSEEQRMLEVCIEDTGIGIKEEDLPRLFGEFTQLHQSVLTKEHEGTGLGLALTKRLVELHHGSIRVESEYGKGSRFYFTLPVS